One genomic window of Candidatus Melainabacteria bacterium includes the following:
- a CDS encoding cytochrome-c oxidase, whose protein sequence is MSNSLVDKFLSNQEGSASRNFFLSALWWSLWGMSAGLLAGLEFSMPDLVHNIPQLAMPHLRMFHVNAVAIGWLSMGYVAAMFHMVPTLCKTKLWSERLGNFTMWAWNVLMIGAMCTLLNGNTEGREYAELGALLDVIVMVGLVSVAWNIYMTVVNRRVKKLYVSLWYFLGSLFWFPLVYIIGQRTFVSLPGLNDAIIGWFYGHNILGMWFTTVGVGMMYYLLPRLTGAPLYSHGLSMLGFWGIALFYAPTGTHHILQSPVPEWLKAIAVISSIFLLVPVFTVLTNFFMTMKGKWGMVVTDIPLRFAVTSCMFYLVTCTQGPFQATRWVNWYLHFTQWVVGHAHLALLGTFSFILTSAFYYSMPRLTGRQWHSQGLIRAHYWLKFLGFSLMMTSLTIAGLVQSAGWHHGIPVDQWVIELVPYWFLRSISGIMIVTGQFIFAYNTYKTLYTRAVVVAPAAKPKEVKV, encoded by the coding sequence TTGTCCAACAGTTTAGTAGACAAATTTTTAAGCAATCAGGAAGGTAGCGCCAGCCGCAACTTTTTCCTGTCAGCGCTCTGGTGGTCCCTCTGGGGAATGAGCGCCGGTTTGCTTGCTGGACTTGAGTTCTCAATGCCTGACCTCGTGCACAACATTCCGCAGTTGGCGATGCCGCACTTGCGAATGTTCCACGTCAACGCAGTCGCCATCGGTTGGCTGTCTATGGGTTATGTCGCTGCCATGTTCCATATGGTGCCGACACTTTGCAAGACGAAGCTGTGGAGTGAGCGCTTAGGCAACTTCACCATGTGGGCATGGAACGTGCTGATGATAGGCGCCATGTGCACTCTGCTCAACGGCAACACAGAAGGTCGTGAGTATGCCGAGCTCGGTGCTCTGCTCGATGTCATCGTCATGGTCGGTCTTGTTTCGGTCGCCTGGAACATCTATATGACGGTCGTCAATCGACGCGTCAAAAAATTGTACGTGTCGTTGTGGTATTTCCTCGGCTCACTGTTCTGGTTCCCGCTCGTATACATCATCGGACAGAGAACTTTCGTCTCTCTGCCTGGTTTGAACGACGCCATCATCGGTTGGTTCTACGGTCACAACATTCTCGGTATGTGGTTCACCACAGTCGGTGTCGGCATGATGTATTACTTGCTGCCACGACTGACAGGGGCGCCGCTGTACAGCCACGGTCTATCGATGCTGGGCTTCTGGGGAATTGCCCTCTTCTATGCGCCGACTGGGACGCACCACATTTTGCAATCGCCGGTACCAGAATGGTTGAAGGCTATTGCAGTCATCTCTTCCATCTTCTTGCTCGTGCCGGTATTCACCGTCTTGACCAACTTCTTCATGACCATGAAAGGCAAATGGGGAATGGTCGTAACCGATATCCCGTTGCGATTCGCCGTCACTTCTTGCATGTTCTACCTGGTTACTTGCACACAGGGTCCGTTCCAGGCAACTCGCTGGGTTAACTGGTATCTCCACTTTACTCAATGGGTAGTAGGACACGCTCACCTTGCACTTCTCGGAACTTTCTCATTCATTTTGACTTCGGCGTTCTATTACAGTATGCCGCGATTGACTGGACGGCAGTGGCACAGTCAGGGTCTGATTCGAGCTCACTACTGGCTCAAGTTTTTAGGGTTCAGTTTGATGATGACTTCATTGACGATTGCGGGCTTAGTCCAGTCAGCTGGCTGGCACCATGGCATCCCAGTAGATCAGTGGGTTATTGAACTTGTTCCTTACTGGTTCTTGCGCAGCATCAGCGGAATCATGATCGTCACCGGTCAATTCATATTCGCCTACAACACCTACAAGACGCTGTACACGCGGGCTGTCGTTGTAGCTCCTGCCGCTAAACCCAAGGAGGTCAAAGTCTAA
- a CDS encoding aminoacyl-tRNA hydrolase: MATKLIVGLGNIGNEYVGTRHNAGFSVIDELAQANVAGGIAADFKLVKDFHSHVGKAVINGSSVILAKPTTYMNLSGRAVNAILNYFKIELHDLLIVHDDVSLPLGRLRMQKAGGAGGQHGVESIIEALGGRKEFSRLKFGVGPDPGGARRAQYVLSRIPAADQELYQKMVRLSAEAISFWVSKGVIESMNKYNSINLAPPPPENPQPIVSE; the protein is encoded by the coding sequence ATGGCGACCAAACTGATTGTCGGGCTGGGAAATATAGGCAACGAATATGTCGGTACCAGGCATAACGCCGGGTTTTCCGTCATTGATGAATTAGCACAGGCTAACGTTGCCGGCGGCATTGCTGCAGATTTCAAACTGGTCAAAGACTTTCATTCGCATGTTGGCAAGGCAGTTATTAACGGTTCAAGCGTCATTCTTGCCAAGCCCACTACCTATATGAATCTGTCCGGAAGAGCGGTCAACGCCATCCTCAATTATTTCAAAATCGAGCTGCACGATTTGCTCATCGTGCACGACGACGTTTCGTTGCCGCTGGGGCGACTGCGCATGCAGAAGGCTGGTGGCGCCGGAGGACAGCACGGTGTTGAGTCGATTATCGAGGCGCTGGGAGGTCGCAAAGAATTCAGCCGCCTCAAATTCGGCGTCGGACCTGACCCTGGTGGTGCCAGACGTGCTCAGTATGTTCTCTCTCGTATCCCAGCTGCGGACCAGGAGTTATATCAGAAGATGGTGCGCTTATCGGCCGAGGCGATATCGTTCTGGGTGAGCAAAGGCGTAATTGAATCTATGAACAAGTACAACTCGATCAACCTTGCACCACCTCCGCCTGAGAATCCTCAACCCATAGTTTCCGAGTAG